Proteins encoded by one window of Emticicia oligotrophica DSM 17448:
- the sov gene encoding T9SS outer membrane translocon Sov/SprA — translation MSLLCVQTTQAQNRKKINTSIEKSNADSLAVPVLDTAIVRSGSKPNYRWQDRYLNRYAAKIPQSPFYQRDPKNVITDFSLSPNSKEISITEKIGKKLDYKIPQTLTFNEYSSIQNANVRRSILRDYENLQDGKSAVSGRGLRPLLEKNPVVDRIFGGSLPDLKPNGFVTLDFQLIRQFIDNPFLPLIQRKQTLFNFNEQININFNGKIGDKLGVLTNLDTKAAFNFENQLKLNFKNQPEDILQKVEGGNISMPVKSQLIPGVQNLMGVKAGFKLGKLDITAVVAQQRSRTESIVLNGGTQNRTFEIRSDYYDENRHFFIGQFFRDNYEKSLRNLPLVLSGVKITRLEVYVTNRTNSIESMRNLTAFTDLGELPDANGKYNVIGNDATPLYDKLNKNPNFRRVDDSTGTLANMGLKKGIDYEVLRGAKRLTEREFKYNSELGYISLVTPLRNDEILAVAYEYTYNGRTYKVGELTEDYSSRREDEVIVLKLIKSSTIRNRTNSPMWNLMMKNIYSLGTPGIGKQGFQLRIIYKDDRTGMDTPNLQEGRKLQNIPLIRIMNLDRLNPNNDPQLPDGDGNFDFVEDITIDTKMGKLIFPVLEPFGSTLAAKFDLDEQALKDKYVFNELYRTTMTDAQQVTTKNKFFIRGSLQASNASEISLPLGASGQSVRIYAGGVQLQEGVDYTVEPQLGKIRIINQSILNSSRQIRIEWEKPDLFNTQRRIMLGTRLDYNLSKDIHIGATAMTLRESTPGFLTRVAIGQEPVNNTILGVDLNLRKDSRFITRMLDALPLIQTKEMSSIQLTAEYAKLIPAVNDKRIGGNAMIDDFESTRNINDLTRQPTRWRPGSTPERFQGSATSYDYNYRRAKMSVYTVDQTTYFSGGFGSGALPEYVTTEASNNLYEKAFTPNQIFTGRSLPAFNSSIPLNILDISYFPSERGLYNYNANLDNNGYLANPKENFGSVMRGITADNDFENANTEYLTFWMLNPFVDVVRDGSPNGNKKNTTGGKLLFHLGDISEDFIPDSRNNFENGLLPNGSSASTPITTRWGKAPSVQFLTDAFDNQSGSREKQDVGLDGLSNAEEREFPHIKRFLDDIKGKVNSNTYNEIAKDPSGDDFKFFIDADYDEQKKNLLQRFKNYLGVENNSPQNQNQNSNTATPANSVTPDKEDINADNTINDVENYYEYEIDLRPNKMDVGQGFIVDKVNVPGTEATWYLFRIPVKQFTRKYGDINGFKSIRFMRTVLTDFEQPVVLRFASLQLESNQYRVYDKNLSNAGLTEVPEPYDAKFKVGVVSIEENGCSDDGQNCNVKEGKTPYVVPPGFIRDQDVTQQQFNIRFNEQSLSLGVTNLRDGDSRAVFRNTRVDMLNYKRLRMFIHAENDANNEKEVGGAFIRIGTDNTENYYEIEIPQLKMTPKGSTNETIIWPDENAIDIDLKELVALKAERNRVAKNLSVLYSKATEDNKFKISVMGNPDLSTVLTIMLGVRNSKSVDEAPNTFLVWMNELRAYGFDQNSGDAALLAANIKLADIATVTINGNYKGFGYGGVQDKISERARDTGKGIGIASNIELDKLLPEKWGLKIPFFINFDKQTITPHFNPLDPDMTLEMALANISNPAERERYRRLVVDDNTRRGFNFSNVRKIKTKEGAKSHLYDIENFTFTYAQNNINRSNILIDEYALNQYKGGLSYQFQPKQINWEPFKANKSLERPLFYWLKDFNFSPLPTVVAFRADFDRSFAKTQLRNSDLTTTGIIPMYEKYFLMNRFYDLQWNLTKSILLNYSASMNAIIDEPQGDLNTQKKIDSLLTNLRRLGRAKNFSQEMRFTYRLPLDKFFLLDWITADAKYNNQFNYQAVSLNILDEFNIPFGNTIRNGRDRGVRGKVDFVKLYNKAKYLRFANSPTPPKKRFTRNPGDDENIEVQSSNLAKSFTRLLMTVRGIDYDYSITETSILPGFMPAPRFFGLTSFSSDNAPGLGFVMGQQDPNFQIKAANNGWLSKTTAQTQPFTQTRQIKFSYRTTLEPNKDLRIQISGNMSRGDTYQEYYTADAGGGYSAKSPVRNGNFGMSFWGFRTAFQRMSTDSGSNYQYQVFDNMLKYRNQMIENQQSIGVEQYSKNSQDILIPAFFAAYSGKADRARIGFNPFNPNNRRINLPLPNWRIDYSGLANLEPFKRIFSSITINHSYTSNFNVGNFTSSLEYNKTNIAINLAQKGYPLPSSDMLNSLGQFIPVFVMSTITIDEKFAPFIGVQFVTKSKISGKFEYNKERRASLNLSNSQIAEYSSDDFVFNFGFKKNNVKLPLRGRDGKIITLKNDLNLQFNLTLRDIKGIQRRLDGDPQPTQGNYNFQVGPRISYQINKRILMNFYIDHLVNRPFVTNFSYPRTTTTGGLNVRFSLSE, via the coding sequence TTGAGCCTTCTATGTGTACAAACTACACAAGCTCAAAATCGTAAAAAAATTAATACTTCTATTGAAAAAAGCAATGCCGACTCGCTTGCTGTTCCTGTGCTTGATACTGCAATTGTACGTTCAGGAAGCAAACCGAATTATCGTTGGCAAGACCGTTATTTGAACCGTTATGCCGCTAAAATTCCACAATCACCTTTTTATCAAAGAGACCCCAAAAACGTCATAACTGATTTTAGTCTTTCTCCTAATTCAAAGGAAATTTCGATCACTGAAAAAATAGGAAAAAAGCTTGATTACAAAATTCCTCAAACACTTACATTCAATGAGTATTCAAGTATTCAAAATGCAAATGTTAGAAGAAGTATTTTACGAGATTATGAAAATCTACAAGATGGAAAAAGTGCAGTTAGTGGTCGTGGTTTAAGACCATTACTTGAGAAAAACCCAGTAGTTGACAGAATTTTTGGTGGAAGTTTGCCCGATTTAAAACCAAATGGATTTGTAACACTTGATTTTCAACTAATCAGACAATTTATTGATAATCCTTTTTTGCCTCTCATTCAACGAAAGCAAACACTTTTCAATTTCAATGAGCAAATTAATATCAATTTTAATGGCAAAATTGGGGATAAATTAGGGGTACTAACAAATTTAGATACCAAAGCAGCCTTTAATTTTGAAAATCAGTTAAAATTAAATTTCAAAAATCAACCAGAAGACATTCTTCAAAAAGTTGAAGGCGGTAATATAAGTATGCCTGTTAAGAGTCAATTAATTCCTGGAGTTCAGAACCTAATGGGTGTCAAAGCAGGGTTTAAATTAGGAAAACTTGATATTACGGCGGTTGTTGCTCAACAACGTTCTAGAACCGAATCAATTGTGCTCAATGGTGGCACTCAGAATAGAACATTTGAAATCCGTTCTGATTATTATGACGAAAACAGGCACTTCTTCATTGGACAATTTTTTAGAGATAATTACGAGAAATCACTCAGAAACTTACCATTAGTACTTTCAGGTGTAAAAATAACCCGCTTGGAAGTTTATGTAACCAATCGCACCAATTCTATCGAAAGCATGCGAAACCTCACTGCTTTTACGGATTTAGGTGAATTACCTGATGCAAACGGAAAATATAATGTAATTGGAAATGATGCTACGCCACTTTATGACAAGCTAAATAAAAATCCGAATTTTAGAAGAGTCGATGATAGTACAGGAACGCTTGCTAATATGGGTTTAAAAAAAGGAATTGATTATGAAGTACTTCGTGGAGCGAAAAGATTGACAGAAAGAGAGTTCAAGTATAATTCAGAATTAGGCTATATTTCATTAGTTACGCCACTTAGAAACGATGAGATTTTAGCAGTTGCCTACGAATATACCTACAATGGAAGAACCTATAAAGTTGGAGAACTAACCGAAGATTATTCTTCTCGCAGGGAAGATGAAGTTATCGTATTAAAACTCATTAAATCCTCAACTATTCGTAATCGTACAAATAGTCCTATGTGGAATTTAATGATGAAAAATATATATTCATTAGGAACTCCGGGAATTGGAAAACAAGGTTTTCAACTAAGAATCATTTATAAAGATGACCGTACTGGAATGGATACGCCAAATTTACAAGAAGGGCGTAAACTTCAAAATATTCCTCTAATTAGGATAATGAATCTGGACAGATTGAATCCTAATAATGACCCACAACTTCCTGATGGTGATGGTAATTTTGACTTTGTTGAAGACATCACGATTGATACAAAAATGGGGAAATTAATTTTTCCTGTGCTCGAACCATTTGGTAGTACACTTGCAGCCAAATTTGATTTAGATGAGCAAGCCTTGAAAGACAAGTATGTTTTCAATGAGCTTTATCGAACCACAATGACTGATGCTCAACAAGTTACGACTAAAAATAAGTTTTTTATTAGAGGAAGTCTCCAAGCAAGTAATGCATCAGAAATCTCATTGCCGCTGGGAGCATCAGGCCAATCAGTTAGAATTTATGCTGGAGGAGTACAGCTACAAGAGGGTGTTGATTATACAGTTGAACCACAACTCGGAAAAATCAGAATCATCAACCAAAGTATATTGAATTCGTCTCGCCAAATTCGAATTGAATGGGAAAAGCCTGATTTGTTTAACACTCAGCGTAGAATTATGCTTGGAACGAGGTTGGATTATAATCTAAGTAAAGACATTCATATCGGGGCCACAGCTATGACCCTTCGAGAAAGTACTCCAGGGTTTTTGACAAGGGTGGCGATTGGACAAGAACCTGTCAATAATACTATCTTGGGAGTTGACTTGAATTTAAGAAAAGATTCCCGTTTCATTACAAGGATGCTCGATGCGTTGCCTTTGATTCAAACGAAAGAGATGTCATCCATTCAATTGACAGCCGAATATGCAAAACTTATTCCTGCAGTTAACGACAAGCGAATTGGTGGCAATGCCATGATTGATGATTTTGAATCAACTCGAAATATTAATGATTTAACACGTCAGCCTACACGTTGGCGTCCGGGTTCAACCCCAGAAAGATTTCAAGGAAGTGCTACCAGTTACGATTATAATTATCGTAGAGCCAAAATGTCAGTTTATACGGTTGACCAAACTACATATTTTAGTGGTGGGTTTGGTTCGGGGGCTTTACCTGAATATGTGACTACTGAAGCTAGTAATAATTTATACGAAAAAGCCTTTACCCCAAATCAAATATTTACTGGACGTTCATTACCAGCATTTAATTCATCAATTCCGCTCAACATTCTTGATATCAGCTATTTCCCATCAGAAAGAGGGCTCTACAATTATAATGCAAACCTAGATAATAATGGATATTTAGCCAATCCAAAAGAAAATTTTGGCTCGGTTATGCGTGGAATTACTGCCGATAATGACTTCGAAAATGCCAATACCGAGTATCTTACATTTTGGATGTTAAATCCATTTGTTGATGTGGTAAGAGATGGTTCCCCTAATGGAAATAAGAAAAATACAACAGGTGGTAAATTACTTTTCCATTTAGGAGATATTTCTGAAGATTTTATTCCAGATAGTAGAAATAACTTTGAAAATGGCTTACTTCCCAATGGTAGCTCAGCATCAACCCCAATAACAACTCGTTGGGGGAAGGCTCCGAGTGTCCAATTTTTAACCGATGCCTTTGATAACCAATCAGGTTCACGTGAAAAACAAGATGTGGGTTTAGACGGTTTGAGCAATGCAGAAGAAAGGGAATTTCCTCACATCAAAAGGTTTTTAGATGACATCAAAGGAAAAGTAAACTCCAACACTTATAATGAAATTGCTAAAGACCCATCGGGTGATGATTTCAAGTTTTTCATAGACGCTGATTATGATGAGCAAAAGAAAAACCTTCTTCAAAGATTTAAAAATTATTTAGGTGTTGAAAATAATTCGCCTCAAAACCAAAATCAAAACTCTAATACAGCGACACCTGCAAACTCTGTAACCCCAGACAAAGAAGATATCAATGCAGATAATACCATTAATGATGTTGAAAATTATTATGAGTACGAAATAGATTTGCGTCCAAACAAGATGGATGTTGGACAAGGTTTTATTGTTGACAAAGTAAATGTTCCAGGAACTGAAGCGACTTGGTATTTATTCAGAATTCCAGTAAAGCAATTTACTCGTAAGTATGGCGATATCAATGGTTTTAAATCCATTCGATTTATGCGTACTGTTTTGACAGATTTCGAACAACCTGTTGTGCTTAGATTTGCTTCTTTACAATTAGAATCTAATCAATACCGTGTGTATGATAAAAATCTGAGTAATGCAGGATTAACTGAGGTACCCGAACCATACGATGCTAAGTTCAAAGTAGGTGTAGTTAGTATTGAAGAAAATGGTTGCTCGGATGATGGGCAAAACTGTAATGTGAAAGAAGGAAAAACACCATACGTAGTACCTCCAGGGTTTATTCGTGACCAAGATGTGACGCAACAACAATTCAATATTAGATTCAACGAACAATCACTTTCTTTGGGTGTAACTAACCTTAGAGATGGAGATTCAAGAGCTGTTTTTAGAAATACAAGAGTAGATATGCTCAATTATAAAAGATTGAGAATGTTTATTCATGCCGAAAATGATGCCAATAATGAAAAAGAAGTCGGTGGAGCGTTTATTAGAATTGGTACCGATAATACTGAGAATTACTATGAAATAGAAATTCCACAACTAAAAATGACTCCTAAAGGCTCAACTAATGAAACCATTATTTGGCCTGATGAAAATGCCATTGATATTGACTTGAAAGAGTTAGTGGCTTTGAAAGCAGAAAGAAACCGTGTGGCAAAGAATCTTTCAGTTTTGTATTCAAAAGCTACCGAAGATAATAAGTTTAAGATTTCGGTTATGGGAAATCCTGACTTAAGTACAGTATTAACCATCATGTTGGGTGTAAGAAACTCAAAATCTGTCGATGAAGCCCCTAATACATTTTTAGTTTGGATGAATGAATTGCGTGCTTATGGATTCGACCAAAATTCAGGAGATGCTGCCCTTCTAGCTGCCAATATCAAACTAGCTGATATCGCAACTGTCACTATTAATGGCAACTATAAAGGATTCGGCTATGGAGGTGTACAAGATAAAATCTCTGAACGTGCAAGAGATACTGGCAAAGGTATTGGTATTGCCTCAAATATTGAATTAGATAAATTATTACCAGAAAAATGGGGTTTAAAAATACCTTTTTTTATCAATTTTGATAAACAAACCATTACTCCTCATTTCAATCCTCTCGACCCTGACATGACCTTAGAGATGGCCTTGGCTAATATTTCTAATCCGGCAGAAAGAGAAAGATACAGAAGATTAGTAGTTGATGATAATACAAGAAGAGGATTTAACTTCTCGAATGTTAGAAAAATCAAAACTAAAGAAGGTGCAAAATCTCATTTATATGATATCGAAAATTTCACGTTTACTTATGCCCAAAATAACATCAATAGAAGTAATATTTTAATTGATGAATATGCTTTGAATCAATATAAAGGAGGACTTAGCTATCAATTCCAACCCAAACAAATCAACTGGGAGCCTTTTAAAGCAAATAAATCCCTTGAAAGACCATTGTTCTATTGGCTAAAAGACTTCAATTTTTCCCCTTTACCAACAGTTGTTGCTTTTAGAGCCGACTTTGATAGAAGTTTTGCCAAAACTCAACTTCGAAATTCTGACTTAACTACCACTGGAATTATTCCAATGTATGAGAAATACTTTTTAATGAATCGTTTTTATGATTTACAATGGAATTTAACCAAAAGTATTCTCTTGAATTATTCAGCATCTATGAATGCTATTATAGACGAACCTCAAGGTGATTTGAATACTCAAAAGAAAATTGATTCACTTTTGACGAATTTAAGGAGATTAGGGCGTGCGAAGAACTTTAGTCAGGAAATGAGATTTACCTATCGTTTACCTCTCGATAAGTTTTTCTTATTAGACTGGATTACGGCTGATGCCAAGTATAATAATCAATTTAATTATCAGGCTGTTTCTTTAAATATTCTTGATGAATTTAATATTCCATTTGGAAATACCATAAGAAATGGAAGAGATAGAGGGGTCAGAGGAAAAGTTGACTTTGTGAAACTGTATAACAAAGCAAAATATCTACGATTCGCCAATAGCCCTACTCCTCCGAAGAAAAGGTTTACAAGAAACCCTGGTGACGATGAAAATATTGAAGTTCAATCAAGTAATTTAGCCAAAAGCTTTACTCGTCTATTGATGACAGTAAGAGGCATTGACTACGATTATTCAATTACTGAAACGTCTATTTTGCCTGGTTTTATGCCTGCTCCTAGGTTCTTTGGTTTGACGTCATTTAGTAGTGATAATGCACCTGGATTGGGTTTTGTAATGGGTCAACAAGACCCGAATTTTCAAATAAAGGCGGCCAATAATGGCTGGCTTTCAAAAACTACTGCCCAAACTCAACCGTTTACGCAAACCCGACAAATTAAATTTAGTTACCGAACAACACTTGAACCAAACAAAGATTTGAGAATTCAAATTAGTGGTAACATGAGCCGTGGAGATACCTATCAAGAATATTATACCGCAGATGCTGGGGGTGGATATAGTGCTAAAAGTCCTGTTAGAAATGGTAATTTCGGGATGTCATTCTGGGGTTTCCGCACTGCTTTCCAAAGGATGAGTACTGATAGTGGTAGCAATTACCAGTATCAAGTATTTGACAATATGCTTAAATATCGCAACCAAATGATTGAAAATCAACAATCAATTGGAGTAGAACAATATAGTAAAAACTCTCAAGATATTTTAATTCCTGCTTTCTTCGCCGCTTACAGTGGAAAAGCAGACCGTGCAAGAATTGGATTTAACCCATTTAATCCAAATAATAGACGAATCAATTTACCTCTTCCAAACTGGCGTATTGATTACAGTGGCTTAGCTAATTTAGAGCCATTCAAGAGAATATTTAGTTCAATTACCATCAATCATAGCTATACATCAAACTTTAATGTTGGTAATTTCACATCATCTCTTGAATACAATAAGACCAATATTGCTATCAACTTAGCACAAAAAGGTTATCCTTTACCTTCGTCGGATATGCTCAATTCACTTGGCCAGTTTATTCCAGTTTTTGTGATGAGTACCATTACAATTGATGAAAAATTTGCTCCATTTATTGGTGTGCAATTTGTAACTAAAAGCAAAATTTCTGGAAAATTTGAGTATAATAAAGAAAGAAGAGCATCTTTGAATTTATCCAACTCACAAATTGCTGAATATTCAAGTGATGATTTTGTATTTAACTTCGGATTTAAGAAAAATAATGTCAAATTGCCTTTACGTGGTAGAGACGGAAAAATTATTACTCTTAAAAATGATTTGAATTTACAATTCAACTTGACTTTGAGAGATATTAAAGGAATCCAGAGGAGGTTAGATGGCGACCCACAACCAACACAAGGAAATTATAATTTTCAGGTGGGTCCAAGAATTTCTTATCAAATCAACAAAAGAATCTTGATGAACTTCTACATAGACCATTTGGTTAATCGACCTTTTGTAACGAACTTCTCATATCCTAGAACAACTACAACAGGAGGACTAAATGTTAGGTTTAGTTTATCTGAATAA
- the ruvA gene encoding Holliday junction branch migration protein RuvA — MIAYLDGKLAYKDPSYVIIDVGGVGYQVKISLQTYAALHNTGERCKLHTLLIVREDSHTLFGFYDAEEKVLFEDLTSVSGIGPSTALVMLSSLSSGEIKHAIVSEDVKTIQSIKGIGLKTAQRAIIELKDKLKKDNLVNNITPSIFEPANAKIRSESLAALVMLGIPRATAEKSIDAILKREGNDITVEQLIKLALR; from the coding sequence ATGATTGCATATCTCGACGGCAAATTGGCTTATAAAGACCCTTCATACGTTATTATTGATGTAGGCGGAGTAGGTTATCAAGTAAAAATATCCCTTCAAACTTATGCGGCACTCCATAACACTGGAGAACGCTGTAAATTACATACCTTACTCATCGTACGTGAAGATTCACATACCTTATTTGGATTTTACGATGCTGAAGAAAAAGTACTTTTTGAAGACTTAACAAGTGTTTCGGGGATTGGTCCAAGTACTGCATTAGTAATGCTTTCTTCACTTTCATCGGGAGAAATTAAACACGCCATTGTAAGTGAAGATGTAAAAACTATTCAAAGTATTAAGGGAATAGGTTTGAAAACCGCTCAAAGAGCCATTATCGAATTGAAAGATAAACTCAAGAAAGACAATTTGGTAAACAACATTACGCCAAGTATTTTTGAGCCAGCCAATGCTAAAATTCGAAGTGAATCGTTGGCAGCCTTAGTTATGCTTGGTATTCCTAGAGCAACTGCAGAAAAAAGTATTGATGCAATTCTGAAACGTGAAGGAAATGATATTACTGTTGAGCAACTTATAAAATTGGCTCTTCGATGA
- a CDS encoding DUF3299 domain-containing protein: MKTFSRRVILGLLAVSLFSFTFADEPTKITWETLRDVTFKKKWSAEESMFILYPTFGTKVTNLKDKEVVLTGYMIPVDVDANVYVLSANPYSSCFFCGGAGPESVVQIKFKKSTKRFNTDDRVTVKGTLKLNADDINELNYILVNTDLVL; this comes from the coding sequence ATGAAAACATTTTCAAGAAGAGTAATATTAGGTCTTTTAGCCGTTTCTTTATTCTCATTTACATTTGCAGACGAACCAACAAAAATTACTTGGGAAACATTAAGAGATGTAACCTTCAAAAAGAAATGGAGTGCTGAAGAATCGATGTTTATCCTCTACCCTACTTTTGGAACAAAAGTTACTAATTTAAAAGATAAAGAAGTAGTTTTAACTGGATATATGATTCCTGTTGATGTTGATGCAAATGTCTATGTACTCTCTGCAAATCCATACAGTTCTTGCTTTTTCTGTGGAGGAGCGGGCCCAGAGTCTGTAGTACAAATTAAATTTAAAAAATCAACTAAGCGATTCAATACTGATGATAGAGTAACTGTAAAAGGTACACTCAAATTGAATGCAGATGATATAAATGAACTCAACTATATCTTAGTAAATACTGATTTAGTTTTGTAA
- a CDS encoding ABC transporter permease yields MLLKISWKNILDKKLNSFLCVLLMTLGIAMISLLMLLGKQLQDKFAKNISGIDLVVGAKGSPLQLILSSVYQIDNPTGNVYLDDVQNIAQNPMVKEMIPLSMGDNYQGYRILGTNKKYFEHFKTQLIDGKMFKGNLEVVLGAQTAQNTGLKIGDTFASSHGLDAAGEKHGEKNYKVVGILDFNNSVVDNLILTSLNSVWSIHDHAEGEQHEAEADSTVKREITSAIIKFRSPMGMMTMPRNINQNSKLQAAVPAIEVNRLFELLGIGIEGLQFLAAVIMLISGISVFVSLYNSLKERKYEMALMLSMGASRTRLFLMLLLEGIILSLLGFIAGIVLSRTGIYFISKALSQKFHFDVSQFTLQTGEVYLLIGALFVGIFAAALPSIGIYRINISKTLASE; encoded by the coding sequence ATGTTATTAAAAATAAGTTGGAAAAATATTCTTGACAAAAAATTAAACAGTTTTTTGTGCGTATTGTTGATGACCTTGGGCATTGCAATGATTTCATTATTAATGCTTTTAGGGAAACAATTACAAGATAAATTTGCCAAAAATATTAGTGGAATAGATTTAGTTGTAGGTGCCAAAGGAAGCCCTTTACAATTAATATTATCATCTGTTTATCAAATTGATAATCCAACTGGGAATGTTTATTTAGATGATGTGCAAAATATTGCACAAAATCCAATGGTTAAAGAAATGATTCCCCTTTCAATGGGTGATAATTACCAAGGGTACAGAATTTTAGGAACTAATAAAAAGTATTTTGAACATTTTAAGACTCAGTTGATTGATGGAAAAATGTTCAAAGGAAATTTAGAAGTAGTGTTAGGTGCCCAAACTGCCCAAAATACCGGATTAAAGATTGGAGATACCTTCGCAAGCTCGCATGGATTAGATGCAGCAGGCGAAAAACATGGAGAAAAAAATTACAAGGTTGTAGGTATATTAGATTTTAATAATTCGGTCGTTGATAACTTAATTTTAACAAGCTTAAATAGTGTTTGGAGTATTCATGACCATGCAGAAGGAGAACAGCACGAAGCCGAAGCTGATAGTACGGTAAAAAGAGAAATTACGAGTGCAATTATAAAATTTCGTTCTCCAATGGGTATGATGACAATGCCTAGAAATATTAATCAAAATTCAAAGCTACAAGCAGCCGTTCCTGCTATTGAAGTGAATCGTTTGTTTGAATTATTGGGTATCGGAATTGAGGGTTTGCAGTTTTTAGCAGCAGTAATTATGTTAATTTCTGGCATTAGTGTTTTTGTTTCCTTATATAATTCATTAAAAGAAAGAAAATACGAAATGGCTCTTATGCTTTCGATGGGGGCAAGTAGAACTCGTTTATTTCTAATGTTGTTATTAGAGGGTATTATCTTATCTTTGCTTGGTTTTATTGCAGGTATCGTTTTAAGCAGAACAGGTATTTACTTTATTTCTAAGGCATTAAGTCAAAAATTCCACTTTGATGTGAGTCAGTTTACTTTACAAACGGGTGAGGTTTATTTACTGATTGGGGCTTTATTTGTTGGAATTTTTGCCGCAGCTTTACCTTCAATTGGAATTTACAGAATTAATATTTCTAAAACTTTAGCAAGCGAATAA
- a CDS encoding ABC transporter ATP-binding protein: MLTCTDLSFSYDSQKSFSFPSFSCEKGEPLLILGKSGTGKTTLLHLLALLLKPTKGSIKINGHELASLTPKEATQMRANHVGIIYQKPHFVSSLNVLDNLLLANYLADQKQSIEQAQKLSDNLGISNLLDKKTNLLSGGEQQRVSIARALMNNPDVILADEPTSNLDDENCDKVILLLENQSKNIGAALVIVTHDQRLKDNFKNIITL; encoded by the coding sequence ATGCTCACTTGCACAGATTTAAGTTTTTCATACGACAGTCAGAAATCTTTCAGTTTTCCATCTTTTAGCTGCGAAAAGGGAGAACCTTTACTTATACTTGGGAAATCAGGAACAGGCAAAACAACTTTATTACATTTATTAGCACTTTTATTAAAACCTACAAAAGGTTCAATAAAAATAAATGGACATGAACTCGCTTCACTGACTCCCAAAGAAGCAACTCAAATGCGTGCAAACCATGTAGGTATTATCTACCAAAAACCTCATTTTGTAAGCTCACTTAATGTACTCGATAATTTATTGCTGGCTAATTATTTGGCCGACCAAAAGCAATCTATTGAGCAAGCACAAAAACTTTCCGATAATTTAGGTATTAGTAATTTATTAGATAAAAAAACCAATTTACTGAGTGGCGGAGAACAACAAAGAGTGAGTATTGCAAGAGCTTTAATGAATAACCCAGATGTGATACTTGCTGATGAACCCACATCCAATCTTGATGATGAAAACTGCGATAAAGTAATTCTATTACTTGAAAATCAATCAAAAAATATTGGTGCAGCCTTGGTTATTGTTACGCACGACCAAAGACTTAAAGATAACTTCAAAAACATCATCACACTTTAG
- a CDS encoding peroxiredoxin gives MSLRLGDIAPDFTAETTQGKINFHEWLGNSWGMLFSHPADFTPVCTTELGKTALLKDDFAKRGVKVIAVSVDDLDSHNKWVPDIEEVNGVTVNFPIIADADKNVATLYDMIHPNASEKATVRSVFIIGPDKKVKLTLTYPASTGRNFNELLRVIDSLQLTSNFQVATPADWKDGEDTIVVPAVSTEDAIAKFPKGVNVVKPYLRYTPQPNK, from the coding sequence ATGTCATTGAGATTAGGAGATATCGCACCAGATTTTACCGCAGAAACCACACAGGGTAAAATCAATTTTCATGAATGGTTAGGTAATTCTTGGGGTATGTTGTTTTCGCACCCAGCCGATTTCACGCCCGTATGTACTACTGAGCTTGGCAAAACTGCATTATTAAAAGATGATTTTGCTAAAAGAGGTGTAAAGGTTATCGCTGTTTCGGTAGATGATTTGGATTCTCACAACAAATGGGTTCCAGATATTGAAGAAGTAAACGGCGTGACGGTAAACTTCCCTATCATCGCTGATGCTGATAAGAATGTAGCTACCCTTTATGATATGATTCATCCGAATGCATCAGAAAAAGCAACTGTTCGTTCGGTATTTATTATAGGTCCAGATAAGAAGGTGAAATTGACCTTAACTTATCCAGCATCTACTGGTCGTAATTTTAATGAATTATTAAGAGTAATTGATTCTTTACAGCTTACATCGAATTTCCAAGTTGCTACCCCAGCCGACTGGAAAGATGGTGAAGATACAATTGTTGTACCAGCAGTTTCAACTGAAGACGCAATTGCAAAATTCCCTAAAGGTGTAAATGTTGTGAAGCCTTATTTACGCTATACTCCACAACCTAATAAATAA